TCCTCGTGTCCGTGTCCATGACCACCGCAGCACTCATGTTCATGCTCATGATCGTGACCACCGCAACCACAAGTATGAGCCCCAGCTACCATACCTGTTGCTTTTTCATCTTCTGTTGCATCTCTAACTTCTAAAACTTCAACATTAAATAGTAAATCTTTACCAGCATATGGGTGATTAAAATCAACTGTTACTTCGTCATCTTTGATCTCTTTAACAATAACACGAACGCTTGAGCCATCCTCATTTTGACCAAAAAGTTCCATTCCTTCATGTAAATCTATACCAGCAAACTGCTCTTTTGGTAACGACTGGATGGCTTCGTTATTATATTCACCACAACCCTCTGCTGCCTTTACGCTTATAGTTGCTCTTTCGCCTGATTTTAACTTGCTTACTTCTTCTTCAAGCTTTTCTATAATATGGCCATGCCCTGTTATAAACGAAATTTGGCCACCTTCTTGCATGTTTGACTCTAAAATTTCACCAGTGTTAGCATCTTTTAGTTCGTAAAACATGGTTATAACTTGATCTTTACTCACAACAATCTCCTTAGATTTGGTTTTTTGATTAATGTGAGATTATATCTAAAAAAGATTAAAATTTAGTTTCTATTAGGAGAGGCTTTGGCTTCTTTGCTATCTGGATAGCCGACTTTTAAAGCTTTATAAAATCTATTTGCACTTTGCGTGTCACCTATCTTATCAAAGCTTATAGCTGTGTGATATAGAAGTTTTGGCGTATAGTCAGCCTTATCTTCGTTCTGTATGCTTTTTTTGTAGTATTGTATAGCTGTGCTGTATGATTTTTGACTGTAAGCAACTTCACCTAAATAATAATTTGTTGCACCAGTTTTATAGCCTTTTTTATTTAAATATTCAAAATATCCAGCTGCTTCTGTGCTATTGCCAGAATTTAAAAGTTTAATGCCATCAGCCAAAATATCTTTATCGCTTTTTCCACTAAAATTTGAAGTTGGCTTGTTTTGTTGTTTTGGATTTGTATTTTGCTTTGGTTGGGCAGCATTTTTATCCATTATTGCACCTAATTTATTTAAGGCAGCAGTAATATTTTTGTAGTTTTTGTCTTGTATATCTCTAGTTTCATCAACATAAGCCTTCAGTGATGTCAAACTTACACCAGAATCACTTATGCCACCATTTACCTTCGTCTCTATATCATTTATTCTTTGCTCAAGCTTATTCATTCTAGCACTCATGCTCTCAATCAAGCTTTGCAAACCTTGAAGTTGTTCTAAAACATTATTCATATTCTCTTCAATATTTTGAACACTTCGCTTATTATTTAAGGTAACTTTTTCATTATCAGTTAGACCATATGGATTCGCACTATCCATATTGCCTGCAT
This region of Campylobacter concisus genomic DNA includes:
- a CDS encoding FKBP-type peptidyl-prolyl cis-trans isomerase, which produces MVVSKDQVITMFYELKDANTGEILESNMQEGGQISFITGHGHIIEKLEEEVSKLKSGERATISVKAAEGCGEYNNEAIQSLPKEQFAGIDLHEGMELFGQNEDGSSVRVIVKEIKDDEVTVDFNHPYAGKDLLFNVEVLEVRDATEDEKATGMVAGAHTCGCGGHDHEHEHECCGGHGHGHEDGGCGCGGHGHHHH
- a CDS encoding tetratricopeptide repeat protein, which encodes MNKKLIIVALIGATISITSGQEISAFDAGNMDSANPYGLTDNEKVTLNNKRSVQNIEENMNNVLEQLQGLQSLIESMSARMNKLEQRINDIETKVNGGISDSGVSLTSLKAYVDETRDIQDKNYKNITAALNKLGAIMDKNAAQPKQNTNPKQQNKPTSNFSGKSDKDILADGIKLLNSGNSTEAAGYFEYLNKKGYKTGATNYYLGEVAYSQKSYSTAIQYYKKSIQNEDKADYTPKLLYHTAISFDKIGDTQSANRFYKALKVGYPDSKEAKASPNRN